A genomic segment from Amycolatopsis camponoti encodes:
- a CDS encoding SigB/SigF/SigG family RNA polymerase sigma factor, with protein MVVRAPERPPATLVASTPRRSNQFAHCVPLFHEHSRLPAEDPRRTGLRDRLITEHLELAENIAKRFGGRGESYDDLVQVARTGLIHAVDRYDPGKGRDFLSFAVPTIMGEVRRHFRDSAWSMRVPRGLKELQQTLARATGELAHDLGRSPTPSELAAHLDIDVETVREGLLAAEAYKPASLDAPARGGTDVTVADQLADHESPYTKSDDHLTLQAAMAGLPPRERAIIEMRFVEELTQSQIAERVGVSQMQVSRLLTKTLEQLRHRIVAD; from the coding sequence ATGGTTGTCAGAGCACCGGAGCGACCCCCCGCGACGCTCGTCGCGTCCACGCCGCGGCGGTCGAACCAGTTCGCCCATTGCGTTCCGCTGTTCCACGAGCACAGCCGGCTGCCGGCCGAGGACCCGCGCCGGACCGGGCTGCGCGACCGGCTGATCACCGAGCACCTCGAGCTCGCCGAGAACATCGCCAAGCGCTTCGGCGGCCGCGGCGAGTCCTACGACGACCTCGTGCAGGTCGCCCGGACCGGCCTGATCCACGCCGTCGACCGCTACGACCCCGGCAAGGGCCGCGACTTCCTGTCCTTCGCCGTCCCGACGATCATGGGCGAGGTCCGCCGGCACTTCCGCGACAGCGCCTGGTCGATGCGCGTGCCCCGCGGGCTCAAGGAACTGCAGCAGACCCTGGCCCGGGCGACCGGCGAGCTGGCCCACGACCTCGGCCGCTCCCCCACCCCGAGCGAGCTCGCGGCCCACCTCGACATCGACGTCGAGACGGTCCGGGAAGGACTCCTCGCGGCGGAGGCCTACAAGCCGGCGTCCCTCGACGCCCCCGCCCGCGGCGGCACCGACGTCACGGTCGCCGACCAGCTCGCCGACCACGAGTCCCCGTACACCAAATCCGACGACCACCTGACGTTGCAGGCCGCGATGGCGGGCCTCCCGCCCCGTGAACGCGCGATCATCGAGATGCGGTTCGTCGAGGAGCTCACGCAGAGCCAGATCGCCGAGCGCGTCGGCGTCTCGCAGATGCAGGTGTCGCGGCTGCTGACGAAGACGCTGGAACAACTGCGTCACCGGATCGTCGCCGACTGA
- a CDS encoding type I polyketide synthase has translation MEEIRAGLVRPLAAALSAHPGDRPAYSDGTRTITYGQLADRSAMYAAALGVARGDRVLVHVGSRVEFAEYLMAVLRASAVGVPVSTRATEAELAHIADDSGATLLVTEARHAEMAHRLGENRNLRVLVVEDPPSRTESRPRDDLGLDEPAWLLYTSGTTGRPKGVRLSQRAMLWSAAAGYVPRFGLTADDTLLWPLPTHHAYALSLAFAATVAVGCHTRFAESVSPDLFAAHPGCVLAGVPATYLRLRQEHDGPLGAPRLCLTGGAPCTPATRAAVRDLFGTELLDGYGSTETGGKIAVEAPGAPGLRPLPGMEVRIDAGEVLVRGPGLMLGYHRQASPLRDGWYPTGDAGRLEDGRLVLDGRVDDVIVCGGQNVHPAEIEAVLEESPSVRDVLVAARPDDVVGAVPIAFVVPGPDGFDAEELRRLCLSRLSLYKVPVAYLEVGEIPRTPSGKPRRNVLASAPEPPDLAAVVRAELVALCGHDGGDGWRDRPFTELGLSSLAGVQFRHRITALTGVPVPHSLIYDFPTPGEVIAELARLASGSWATRAPARPVPADEPIAVVAMACRFPGGVRSPEDLWRLVADQVDATSEFPADRGWDPDELYDPDPDALGRSVTRRGGFLDGAGDFDAGVFGISPREALATDPQQRLLLETSWEAFERAGIDVATLRGSDTGVFVGVMNEDYASRFTTPHELEAWLGIGSSHAVASGRISYTFGLTGPALTVDTACSSSLVALHLAAKALRAGECSLAVAGGATVMATPRTFLAFSRQRGLSPDGRCRSYAAGADGTAWSEGAGVLLLERLSDARRHGHPVLALLRGTAVNADGASNGLTAPNGRAQQALIAAALADAGLTAADVDAVEGHGTGTSLGDPIEAEAVIAAYGRDRDGDPLRLGSVKSNLGHTQAAAGVAGVIKMVTALQHEQLPPSLYADEPSPHVDWAGSGVALLDTARPWPRTSRVRRAGVSAFGIGGTNAHVLVEEAPAPEVPAPQAFPAAPLLLSAADDAGLRRVAAGLAEVGGTADVAYTLARRTPLKHRVLVTPDAVRDVAEGRLPGRTVRGGTRLAVLFSGQGAQRAGMGRELSELFPVFAGAFEKACDAIGGPVRDIAFAGGEALDRTDHAQAALFAFEVAQYRLFESWGLRPDVLAGHSVGEIAAAHVAGVLSLQDAATLVAARGRLMAGLPGGGVMIAVEATEAEVAPLVVDGVSIAAVNGPRSLVLSGEDAATTALAARFGGGTRLRVSHAFHSPLLAPMLDEFHDVATGLKHHRPSLPLVSCLTGQLVDELEPGHWRRHARSAVRFADALATIAAPGPVIGLEIGPAPVLSRIAAGTSPATMTGSGVLAAAGAVHTAGVPVDWRAVFAGSGARITALPTYPFERTRYWLDPPSPPEPAGGDHAVLGPALVAPDSPRIVHGGSLGLRRHRWLADHVVGGAVLAPGTAFVELALHAGGTAVEELTIEAPLRLDAGEDVHVQVVVDGPHVDVYARRPADERWRKHAGGRLRARGPRPAGWTGEWPPPDAAEADVAEAYRAHSYGPAFRAVHRLWTRDEEFFAEVELAPDVGGRFSLHPALLDAAVHATALAEGPGAEPRVPFLWSGVEVHAPGARRARVHGVRLGAGAVRVTLFDDDGNPVARVASLTTRPMAARDTMLYRPQWIPLAPVAAGEPVRVVEIEPGDVRAAAGRALTVLHDWQDRGDRLILVTRNATGPDPDLGAAAVWGLGCAAAAEYPGRISLVDLEPGFPVERVADVVGGSAEPQIAIRAGTPQVLRIARTAPSDGRPFGPDGTVLITGGTGALGRALARHLVTAHGVRHLLLVSRRGPAAPGAEELRAELGAAVRIVAADVTDRATVERLVESCDPPLTAVVHSAAVVDDGVLAAQTPERLDTVLRPKVDAAVVLDEVTRHRPLTAFVLFSSIAGVFGKAGQANYAAANRVLDALASRRRAAGLPALSLAWGLWELGTGLGDRISATAKRRMQASGVEGLTEEQGLALFDAALGSPEPVLVPVRFDPSAALAPLTGGSRAVAPRPSWPRDPAEPELRELVRAEVAAVLGHPDAAVIADDRSFLELGFDSLTVIELRTRLTGLSGTDLPATVVFDQPTVAQLARFLRERGGQSATIR, from the coding sequence GTGGAAGAAATCCGGGCCGGGCTCGTCCGGCCGCTCGCCGCCGCGTTGTCCGCCCATCCCGGTGATCGACCGGCCTACTCGGACGGCACGCGGACCATCACGTACGGGCAGCTCGCCGACCGCAGCGCGATGTACGCCGCCGCGCTCGGCGTCGCGCGGGGCGATCGGGTGCTCGTCCACGTCGGCAGCCGGGTCGAGTTCGCCGAGTACCTGATGGCCGTCCTGCGCGCCTCGGCCGTCGGGGTCCCGGTCAGCACGCGGGCGACCGAAGCCGAGCTGGCGCACATCGCCGACGACTCCGGGGCGACGCTGCTCGTCACCGAGGCGAGGCACGCGGAAATGGCGCACCGGCTCGGCGAAAACCGGAACCTGCGGGTTCTGGTCGTGGAGGATCCGCCGAGTCGCACGGAGTCCCGGCCGAGAGACGATCTCGGCCTCGACGAACCCGCCTGGCTGCTCTACACCTCCGGCACCACGGGCCGTCCCAAGGGGGTCCGGCTTTCCCAGCGCGCGATGCTGTGGTCGGCCGCCGCGGGGTACGTCCCGAGGTTCGGGCTGACCGCGGACGACACCCTCCTGTGGCCGCTGCCGACGCACCACGCCTACGCCTTGTCGCTGGCCTTCGCCGCGACCGTCGCGGTGGGCTGCCACACCCGGTTCGCCGAAAGTGTTTCCCCGGACCTGTTCGCCGCCCACCCCGGCTGCGTGCTGGCCGGCGTTCCGGCCACCTACCTGCGCCTGCGCCAGGAGCACGACGGCCCGCTGGGAGCACCGCGGCTGTGCCTGACGGGTGGTGCGCCGTGCACGCCGGCGACGCGGGCCGCGGTCCGCGACCTGTTCGGCACCGAGCTGCTCGACGGCTACGGCAGCACCGAGACCGGCGGCAAGATCGCCGTGGAGGCGCCGGGCGCGCCCGGGCTGAGGCCGCTGCCCGGCATGGAGGTCCGGATCGACGCCGGCGAGGTGCTCGTCCGCGGTCCGGGGCTGATGCTCGGCTACCACCGGCAGGCCTCGCCGTTGCGCGACGGCTGGTACCCCACCGGAGACGCGGGCCGCCTCGAAGACGGCAGGCTCGTCCTCGACGGGCGGGTCGACGACGTCATCGTCTGCGGCGGCCAGAACGTCCACCCGGCCGAGATCGAGGCGGTGCTCGAGGAGTCGCCGTCGGTGCGGGACGTCCTCGTCGCCGCCCGGCCCGACGACGTCGTCGGCGCGGTCCCGATCGCCTTCGTGGTCCCCGGGCCGGACGGGTTCGACGCCGAGGAGCTGCGGCGGCTGTGCCTGAGCCGGCTCTCGCTGTACAAGGTCCCGGTCGCCTACCTCGAGGTCGGCGAAATCCCGCGCACGCCCTCGGGCAAGCCGCGGCGGAACGTCCTGGCGAGCGCGCCGGAACCGCCGGACCTGGCCGCGGTCGTGCGGGCCGAGCTGGTCGCGCTGTGCGGCCACGACGGCGGCGACGGCTGGCGCGACCGGCCCTTCACCGAGCTCGGGCTGTCATCCCTGGCCGGCGTGCAGTTCCGGCACCGGATCACCGCGCTCACCGGCGTGCCCGTCCCGCACTCGCTGATCTACGACTTCCCGACGCCCGGCGAGGTCATCGCCGAGCTGGCCCGCCTGGCCTCGGGCAGCTGGGCGACGCGGGCGCCGGCGCGGCCGGTGCCCGCCGACGAGCCGATCGCCGTCGTGGCGATGGCCTGCCGGTTCCCCGGCGGCGTGCGCTCACCGGAAGACCTCTGGCGGCTCGTCGCTGACCAGGTCGACGCGACGAGCGAGTTCCCGGCCGACCGCGGCTGGGACCCCGACGAGCTGTACGACCCGGATCCCGACGCGCTCGGCCGGTCGGTGACGCGCCGCGGCGGTTTCCTCGACGGCGCGGGGGACTTCGACGCGGGCGTGTTCGGCATCTCGCCCCGGGAGGCGCTCGCGACCGACCCGCAGCAGCGGCTGCTGCTGGAGACGTCGTGGGAAGCGTTCGAGCGGGCCGGCATCGACGTCGCGACGCTGCGCGGCAGCGACACCGGCGTGTTCGTCGGGGTGATGAACGAGGACTACGCGAGCCGGTTCACCACCCCTCACGAGCTCGAAGCGTGGCTGGGCATCGGGTCTTCGCACGCGGTGGCCTCGGGCCGGATCTCCTACACCTTCGGGCTGACCGGCCCGGCGCTCACCGTCGACACGGCTTGCTCGTCGTCGCTGGTCGCCCTGCACCTCGCGGCGAAAGCGCTGCGCGCGGGCGAATGTTCGCTCGCGGTCGCCGGCGGGGCGACGGTGATGGCGACCCCGCGGACCTTCCTGGCCTTCAGCCGCCAGCGCGGCCTGTCCCCGGACGGGCGCTGCCGGTCGTACGCCGCCGGGGCGGACGGCACGGCGTGGTCCGAGGGCGCCGGCGTCCTCCTGCTGGAGCGGCTGTCCGACGCCCGCCGCCACGGGCACCCGGTCCTGGCGCTCCTGCGCGGCACGGCGGTGAACGCCGACGGCGCGTCGAACGGCCTGACCGCCCCGAACGGGCGCGCGCAGCAGGCCCTGATCGCGGCGGCCCTCGCCGACGCCGGGCTGACCGCGGCCGACGTCGACGCCGTCGAGGGCCACGGCACGGGCACGTCCCTGGGGGACCCGATCGAGGCGGAGGCGGTGATCGCGGCCTACGGGCGCGACCGGGACGGCGACCCGCTGCGGCTCGGTTCGGTGAAGTCGAACCTCGGCCACACCCAAGCCGCCGCCGGGGTCGCCGGCGTGATCAAGATGGTGACGGCGTTGCAGCACGAGCAGCTTCCGCCGTCGCTGTACGCGGACGAGCCGAGCCCGCACGTCGACTGGGCGGGCAGCGGGGTGGCCCTGCTCGACACGGCGCGGCCCTGGCCGCGCACGAGCCGGGTCCGCCGGGCCGGCGTGTCCGCCTTCGGGATCGGCGGTACCAACGCGCACGTGCTCGTCGAAGAGGCACCGGCGCCGGAAGTCCCGGCGCCGCAAGCATTTCCGGCGGCACCGCTGCTGCTCAGCGCGGCCGACGACGCAGGGCTGCGGCGCGTCGCGGCCGGCTTGGCCGAGGTCGGCGGCACCGCCGACGTCGCCTACACCCTCGCCCGCCGGACGCCGCTCAAGCACCGCGTGCTGGTTACCCCGGACGCCGTCCGGGATGTCGCCGAAGGCCGCCTACCCGGCCGGACCGTGCGCGGCGGGACCCGGCTGGCGGTGCTGTTCAGCGGGCAGGGCGCCCAGCGCGCCGGGATGGGACGGGAGCTTTCCGAGCTGTTCCCGGTGTTCGCCGGCGCCTTCGAGAAAGCCTGCGACGCGATCGGCGGCCCGGTGCGCGACATCGCGTTCGCCGGCGGCGAGGCGCTGGACCGCACCGACCACGCGCAGGCCGCGTTGTTCGCCTTCGAAGTCGCCCAGTACCGGCTCTTCGAGTCCTGGGGACTGCGCCCGGACGTGCTGGCCGGGCACTCGGTCGGCGAGATCGCCGCCGCGCACGTCGCCGGCGTGCTGTCCCTTCAGGATGCGGCGACGCTGGTCGCCGCGCGCGGCCGGCTCATGGCCGGGCTCCCGGGCGGCGGGGTGATGATCGCCGTCGAGGCCACCGAAGCCGAGGTGGCGCCGCTGGTGGTTGACGGCGTCTCGATCGCCGCGGTCAACGGCCCGCGCTCGCTCGTCCTCTCCGGTGAGGACGCCGCGACAACGGCCCTGGCCGCCCGCTTCGGCGGCGGGACGCGGCTGCGCGTCAGCCACGCGTTCCATTCGCCGCTGCTGGCCCCGATGCTCGACGAGTTCCACGACGTCGCCACCGGGCTGAAGCACCACCGGCCGTCCCTGCCGCTGGTCTCGTGCCTGACCGGGCAGCTCGTCGACGAGCTCGAGCCCGGCCACTGGCGCCGCCACGCCCGCTCGGCCGTGCGGTTCGCCGACGCCCTCGCCACGATCGCCGCACCCGGCCCGGTCATCGGCTTGGAGATCGGCCCGGCGCCCGTGCTCAGCCGCATCGCGGCCGGCACCTCGCCGGCGACCATGACGGGCAGCGGGGTGCTGGCCGCGGCCGGCGCGGTGCACACCGCGGGGGTCCCCGTCGACTGGCGCGCGGTGTTCGCCGGCAGCGGCGCCCGGATCACGGCGCTGCCCACGTACCCGTTCGAGCGCACCCGGTACTGGCTCGACCCGCCGTCGCCGCCGGAGCCGGCGGGCGGCGACCACGCGGTCCTCGGCCCGGCCCTGGTCGCGCCCGACTCGCCGCGGATCGTGCACGGCGGCTCGCTCGGCCTTCGCCGGCACCGGTGGCTCGCCGACCACGTCGTCGGGGGAGCGGTCCTCGCGCCCGGCACGGCGTTCGTCGAGCTGGCCCTGCACGCCGGCGGGACGGCCGTCGAGGAGCTCACGATCGAGGCGCCGCTGCGGCTCGACGCGGGCGAGGACGTGCACGTCCAGGTCGTCGTGGACGGGCCGCACGTCGACGTCTACGCCCGGCGTCCGGCGGACGAGCGGTGGCGGAAGCACGCGGGCGGCCGGCTGCGCGCGCGTGGGCCCCGCCCGGCCGGGTGGACCGGGGAGTGGCCGCCGCCGGACGCGGCGGAAGCCGACGTCGCCGAGGCCTACCGCGCGCACTCTTACGGGCCCGCTTTCCGAGCCGTGCACCGGTTGTGGACGCGGGACGAGGAGTTCTTCGCCGAAGTGGAACTGGCGCCGGACGTCGGCGGACGGTTCTCACTGCACCCCGCCCTGCTGGACGCCGCCGTGCACGCGACGGCGCTCGCCGAGGGACCGGGCGCCGAGCCGAGGGTGCCGTTCCTCTGGAGCGGCGTCGAGGTCCACGCGCCCGGCGCGCGGCGGGCCCGGGTGCACGGCGTCCGCCTAGGCGCCGGCGCCGTCCGCGTCACGCTGTTCGACGACGACGGGAATCCGGTGGCCCGCGTCGCATCCCTGACGACGCGGCCGATGGCGGCGCGGGACACGATGCTCTACCGTCCACAGTGGATTCCGCTGGCGCCGGTCGCGGCCGGGGAACCGGTCCGGGTGGTGGAGATCGAGCCCGGCGACGTCCGGGCGGCGGCCGGCCGGGCGCTCACCGTGCTCCACGACTGGCAGGACCGCGGCGACCGGCTGATCCTCGTGACCAGGAACGCGACCGGGCCGGATCCGGACCTCGGCGCCGCGGCGGTCTGGGGTCTCGGGTGCGCCGCGGCGGCGGAGTACCCGGGCCGGATCAGCCTGGTCGACCTGGAACCCGGCTTCCCGGTGGAGCGGGTGGCCGACGTTGTCGGCGGTAGCGCGGAGCCGCAGATCGCCATCCGCGCCGGGACGCCGCAGGTGCTGCGGATAGCGCGGACGGCGCCGTCCGACGGCCGGCCGTTCGGTCCGGACGGGACGGTGCTGATCACCGGCGGGACGGGCGCGCTCGGCCGGGCGCTGGCCCGGCACCTGGTCACCGCGCACGGCGTCCGGCACCTGCTGCTGGTGAGCCGGCGCGGGCCGGCCGCCCCCGGCGCCGAAGAGCTGCGGGCGGAGCTGGGTGCGGCAGTGCGGATCGTCGCTGCCGACGTCACGGACCGCGCCACCGTCGAGCGATTGGTCGAGAGCTGCGACCCGCCGCTGACGGCGGTGGTGCACAGCGCGGCGGTGGTGGACGACGGGGTCCTGGCCGCGCAGACGCCGGAGCGCCTGGACACGGTGCTGCGCCCGAAGGTGGACGCGGCGGTGGTGCTCGACGAGGTGACCCGGCACCGGCCGCTGACGGCGTTCGTCCTGTTCTCGTCGATCGCCGGAGTGTTCGGCAAGGCGGGTCAGGCCAACTACGCGGCCGCCAACCGGGTCCTGGACGCGCTGGCGTCCCGCCGCCGGGCGGCCGGGCTCCCCGCGTTGTCACTGGCGTGGGGGCTGTGGGAGCTGGGCACCGGCCTCGGCGACCGCATCTCGGCCACGGCCAAGCGGCGGATGCAAGCGTCCGGCGTCGAAGGGCTCACCGAGGAGCAAGGCCTGGCGTTGTTCGACGCGGCGCTCGGCTCGCCCGAGCCGGTACTGGTCCCGGTCCGGTTCGACCCGTCGGCCGCGCTGGCCCCGCTGACCGGCGGGTCACGCGCCGTCGCCCCGCGCCCGAGCTGGCCGCGGGACCCGGCCGAGCCCGAGCTGCGCGAGCTTGTGCGCGCGGAGGTGGCGGCGGTACTGGGCCACCCGGACGCGGCGGTGATCGCCGACGACCGGTCGTTCCTCGAACTCGGTTTCGACTCCCTGACGGTGATCGAGCTGCGCACGCGCCTGACCGGGTTGTCGGGAACCGACCTGCCGGCCACGGTCGTCTTCGACCAGCCGACCGTGGCCCAGCTCGCCCGCTTCCTCCGGGAGCGGGGCGGTCAGTCGGCGACGATCCGGTGA